A genomic segment from Lutzomyia longipalpis isolate SR_M1_2022 chromosome 3, ASM2433408v1 encodes:
- the LOC129793346 gene encoding condensin-2 complex subunit D3-like isoform X2, translating into MVQSTIGRHFSDQLSTFFDDHLDAEQLTEVLAAEDASSQLQGIQLLQKVKYDASCSSILLEITSEMRNIRNYVHFNQSDGEKSDRELSTVSWDKVLREIKKDSYLTFIQCLVGVLGVDFHDKISRKLGCLAGDCFVLTLVIPGAKRCGVFEESLLQTIAEYPKYLEDGNLSKQEVNEFKIFLLTLLEDLQFLFKHVSLEEFEDLRTAICVSMKNIILFFYQNGYKAAIDCSLTRKAYEMLKDLCAALHGDTTKNLTKIFSLTTVLHNHSASGIRNTQDMPHSDSIAGFFIYLLDQFPTNTTQILTTFIEATLSNPEENIRAEQYSATLEIAVKYEKAIFEKCNVSIIPYLERLVCSEDATQRANGTDFLSRIALIDCQVNWSIFQEEVSKIPREVKILQLLFTKTIDVNNNVKMKALSGLTKIFSGGNRNTQKILRALFKNPPERDEEIPGIEEVTEVAEEFPNYLFHLLQSSLAHVRKNSLTLLENLLAWNEKLLESGGFFEELARLVDDSSSLVRRQIISTLNTLMKTFPQKEVVIKGWTRCILRLMRDNDGKIVDAAMESLKMVIFDNIERHEDSSTTAAQMPWITLRTMMQQEQRKVLRSAMDSWIRNSIVTQKTLGIIESHTNTENATEAWLLLSLVASKMHTKDPDRVVLAFVDTLNSSSANLVNQHFMLEIIHAWMPHFSRTTLNNLYNLIQRHLSEGNLPTSLVSPLYNVCLKQRQSAEMEHDREWIITLNAIAEDFVWTHRLQLTSSEWEINQKMVNFLYIYSETSMDLTQKPRQRFLDFFYQLLRECRVTQASNPEKCCTLVIFVSRLAIRDTDIAAEVLPELGKLLKTTQHKSVACNIIVALTNLCKKHTTLTEPIMQEVVSKLKASVTVIRYKALSALTTLVMQDYIKMRGRLLMNVLAAIVDPCRSIARAAAGMVLKYVEEKNRLLLQTSFLEVIYVYNGYMYERFEVFNTAEMDDEVCPLQGKSKRHLRFLLYRFFLQNFTDLQLLMFLNNVATVQEKIHKETLIKTPESVEALEDLVEVFTRVCEFKSWTMLKSAGNSRDPDDLPDEEVDLPIVQEKSEEAGNPEDIGNLKQAIPVLDKMVAILPNFVTRMEAFDGRLKDKVDIFCEAVCDNFKSFVEYAQPEKFWKKYRDVKRQKKPQAAVEKVLNFEDEDEEDFDM; encoded by the exons ATGGTGCAATCAACGATAGGGAGGCATTTCAGTGAC CAATTGTCAACATTTTTTGACGATCACCTCGATGCAGAACAATTGACAGAAGTTCTGGCGGCTGAGGATGCGTCTTCGCAGTTGCAGGGAATTCAGCTCCTACAGAAGGTCAAATATGACGCTTCCTGCTCTTCAATACTCCTCGAAATAACTTCAGAAATGCGAAATATCCGAAATTACGTACATTTCAATCAATCCGATGGCGAGAAAAGTGATCGAGAGCTGTCTACGGTGTCCTGGGATAAAGTTCTCCGGGAGATTAAGAAGGATTCCTACTTGACATTCATACAGTGCCTTGTTGGTGTTCTTGGAGTTGATTTTCACGACAAAATATCGCGGAAATTGGGATGTTTAGCTGGGGATTGTTTTGTGCTGACTTTGGTAATTCCCGGAGCAAAGAGATGTGGTGTGTTTGAGGAGTCTCTGCTGCAGACAATTGCAGAGTACCCCAAATATCTGGAGGATGGAAACTTATCGAAGCAGGAAGTGAATGAATTTAAGATATTTCTCCTCACATTGCTGGAAGATTTGCAATTTCTCTTCAAACACGTCTCTCTGGAGGAATTTGAGGATCTCCGGACGGCAATATGTGTCTCAATGAAGAAtatcattcttttcttctatCAAAATGGTTACAAAGCTGCCATTGATTGTAGTTTAACTCGGAAAGCTTATGAAATGCTAAAAGATCTCTGTGCAGCTCTTCATGGAGACACAACGAAGAATCTCACAAAGATCTTCTCTCTCACCACGGTGCTACACAATCACAGTGCATCTGGGATTCGAAACACACAGGACATGCCACACAGTGATAGTATTGCGGGATTTTTCATCTACCTTCTTGatcaatttcccacaaatacAACGCAAATCTTGACCACATTCATTGAAGCCACCCTGTCAAATCCCGAGGAGAATATCCGGGCTGAGCAGTACAGTGCAACACTGGAGATTGCTGTGAAGTACGAGAAGGCAATCTTTGAGAAGTGCAACGTCTCAATTATTCCCTACTTGGAGCGTCTTGTCTGCAGTGAAGATGCCACACAACGTGCCAATGGGACAGATTTCCTTTCCCGGATAGCCTTGATAGATTGTCAGGTAAATTGGAGTATATTCCAGGAGGAAGTTTCCAAAATTCCGCGTGAAGTGAAGATCTTGCAGCTCTTGTTTACAAAGACAATTGATGTGAATAACAATGTGAAGATGAAGGCACTTTCCGGGCTCACAAAGATCTTTTCCGGGGGCAATAGAAATACCCAAAAAATTCTTCGGGCCCTCTTTAAAAATCCCCCGGAGCGGGATGAAGAAATTCCAGGAATTGAAGAGGTAACGGAAGTAGCTGAGGAGTTTCCAAATtatctctttcatttgctgCAGAGCAGCCTGGCGCATGTGAGGAAGAATTCTCTGACATTGCTGGAGAATCTTCTTGCGTGGAATGAGAAGCTCCTCGAAAGTGGAGGATTCTTTGAAGAATTAGCCAGATTGGTGGATGATTCATCTTCCCTTGTGCGTCGACAGATCATTTCCACTCTAAATACTCTCATGAAGACCTTCCCACAGAAGGAGGTGGTCATCAAGGGTTGGACACGATGCATTTTACGCCTTATGCGCGACAATGATGGAAAGATTGTGGATGCAGCCATGGAGAGCCTCAAAATGGTGATCTTTGACAATATTGAACGCCATGAAGATTCTTCCACGACAGCTGCTCAGATGCCGTGGATTACGCTACGTACAATGATGCAGCAGGAACAGCGTAAAGTCCTCCGGAGTGCAATGGATTCGTGGATTCGGAATAGTATTGTGACGCAGAAAACACTGGGTATCATTGAGAGTCACACAAACACGGAGAATGCCACAGAAGCATGGCTCCTACTCTCCTTGGTTGCGTCTAAGATGCACACTAAAGATCCTGATAGGGTAGTTCTGGCTTTTGTGGACACCCTGAACTCTTCATCGGCAAATCTCGTCAATCAACACTTTATGCTGGAAATCATTCACGCCTGGATGCCCCATTTTAGTCGTACCACACTCAATAATCTCTACAACCTCATCCAGCGACATCTCTCCGAAGGGAATCTCCCAACATCCCTCGTTAGCCCACTCTACAATGTCTGCCTGAAGCAGAGACAATCTGCCGAGATGGAGCACGATCGGGAGTGGATAATTACTCTCAATGCCATTGCGGAAGATTTTGTGTGGACGCATAGACTACAGCTGACCAGCAGTGAGTGGGAGATCAATCAAAAGATGGTGAATTTCCTCTACATCTACTCGGAGACAAGTATGGATCTGACGCAAAAGCCACGTCAGAGATTCCTTGACTTCTTCTACCAGCTTTTACGTGAATGTCGTGTGACTCAAGCCTCCAATCCGGAGAAATGCTGCACCCTGGTCATCTTTGTCAGCAGGCTGGCCATTAGGGATACGGATATTGCAGCTGAGGTACTTCCGGAACTTGGGAAGCTTCTCAAAACTACACAACATAAGAGTGTGGCTTGCAACATTATCGTAGCCCTCACGAATTTGTGCAAGAA GCACACAACTCTCACGGAGCCAATTATGCAGGAAGTTGTGTCCAAATTGAAAGCATCCGTCACGGTGATTCGCTACAAAGCTCTATCAGCCCTCACGACTCTCGTAATGCAGGACTACATCAAGATGCGCGGGCGTCTGCTTATGAACGTCCTGGCGGCTATTGTGGATCCCTGTAGATCAATTGCCAGAGCTGCTGCTGGGATGGTGCTGAAATATGTGGAAGAAAAGAATCGTCTGCTCCTCCAGACAAGCTTTCTGGAAGTGATCTACGTCTACAATGGCTACATGTATGAACGCTTTGAGGTATTCAATACAGCCGAAATGGATGATGAAGTGTGTCCCCTTCAAGGGAAATCAAAGCGTCATCTGCGCTTCCTCCTGTATCGATTCTTCCTGCAAAACTTCACGGATTTGCAATTGCTAATGTTCCTCAATAATGTGGCAACGGTTCAGGAGAAAATCCACAAGGAGACACTAATTAAAACGCCCGAAAGTGTGGAAGCTCTCGAGGATTTAGTGGAAGTTTTTACGAGAGTTTGTGAATTTAAATCCTGGACAATGCTAAAGAGTGCTGGAAATTCCCGGGATCCAGATGATTTACCCGATGAGGAGGTAGATTTGCCAATTGTGCAGGAGAAGTCTGAAGAAGCGGGGAATCCTGAGGATATTGGGAATCTCAAGCAAGCTATTCCGGTTCTGGATAAAATGGTGGCAATTCTACCGAACTTTGTTACCCGGATGGAAGCTTTCGATGGGAGGCTAAAGGACAAAGTAGACATCTTCTGTGAGGCTGTTTGTGATAATTTCAAATCATTTGTTGAGTACGCCCAACCAGAGAAGTTCTGGAAGAAGTATCGAGATGTTAAGCGACAAAAGAAGCCCCAAGCAGCTGTGgagaaagttttgaatttcgaGGATGAGGATGAAGAAGACTTTGATATGTGA